From the genome of Macrobrachium nipponense isolate FS-2020 chromosome 29, ASM1510439v2, whole genome shotgun sequence, one region includes:
- the LOC135206188 gene encoding nuclear receptor subfamily 4 group A member 2-like isoform X2 translates to MGREFDFHSHNHSMEEKPPSRTPSPPPTLATLVPVNLSIATSQALVVVSALPVSSSPSSSPITVTPVLLTTESTAAPGEASLSTHDDPPGGRSVATSPEPQSLLHPSVAEALSASYGLASSFGDDSLGGTTSEEFKLGSAFTATPTPSYGESSETTFGDVFQAEYLLTAPPLEDLKPVITHPSTGTPPPGSPGQSASASAAAAAAAAAAALPSFQETYSPRYRPLGSDVFTFKTDEGRPADYSQPPPAHQAFPQASPQQQQQIQQQAQLPPQQQQQQQPTSFEAYTQASHVYTRPAPYPSPSVPVTHAYSGPAKTFSSEFYPAAPTYDALQPLHPEHYMRPSTSQQYTEMGPASTSNTPPVSFLSRKGDHIDPTLMRLHAPPMSAPRPASEQKPQSPSQLCAVCGDTAACQHYGVRTCEGCKGFFKRTVQKNAKYVCLADKNCPVDKRRRNRCQFCRFQKCLVVGMVKEVVRTDSLKGRRGRLPSKPKSPQESPPSPPVSLITALVRAHVDTTPDVSNLDYSQYREPSNGTDSPTTEAERIQQFYALLTSSIEVIRHFAEKIPGYHDLAREDQDLLFQSASLELFVLRVAYRLVSNPDETKFVFDSGRVLHRSQCERSFGEWLQGILDFSGSLKAMDLDISAFACLSALTIITERHGLKDTKKVEQLQMKIINSLRDHVTYNAEAQKKPHYFSRILGKLPELRSLSVQGLQRIFYLKLEDLVPAPQLIENMFVSSLPF, encoded by the exons ATGGGGCGTGAATTCGACTTCCACAGCCACAATCACAGTATGGAGGAGAAGCCACCCAGCAGAACACCTTCACCGCCACCGACTTTAGCCACCCTGGTCCCAGTCAATCTCAGCATTGCTACTTCACAAGCATTAGTGGTGGTTTCAGCTCTCCCTGTATCATCTTCGCCATCTTCCTCTCCCATCACTGTTACGCCTGTGCTTCTTACAACCGAATCAACAGCTGCTCCAGGAGAGGCCAGCTTGAGTACCCATGATGATCCCCCTGGAGGAAGGAGTGTCGCCACTTCTCCTGAGCCG CAATCTCTGCTGCACCCAAGTGTGGCAGAAGCATTGTCAGCATCATATGGCCTGGCATCATCATTTGGAGACGACTCATTAGGTGGAACAACAAGCGAGGAGTTCAAATTAGGATCTGCATTCACAGCTACTCCAACCCCTAGCTATGGTGAAAGTAGTGAAACCACATTTGGTGATGTCTTCCAAGCTGAATATCTTCTTACAGCACCACCCCTTGAAGACCTGAAGCCTGTTATTACCCACCCTTCAACAGGAACTCCTCCACCAGGCTCTCCTGGGCAGAGTGCATCAGCTTCAGCAGCTGCTGCTGCAGCAGCAGCTGCTGCAGCCTTACCTAGCTTCCAAGAGACTTATTCTCCTAGATACAGACCACTGGGCTCTGATGTGTTTactttcaaaactgatgaaggcAGACCTGCAGATTATTCACAGCCACCACCAGCTCACCAAGCCTTCCCACAAGCTTCtccacagcaacagcagcaaatCCAACAGCAAGCTCAGCTTCctcctcagcagcagcagcagcagcagccaaccTCATTTGAAGCATATACTCAAGCTTCCCATGTGTATACTCGGCCTGCACCTTACCCAAGTCCTTCGGTCCCAGTTACACATGCATACAGTGGGCCTGCTAAGACATTCAGTAGTGAATTTTATCCTGCTGCACCTACTTATGATGCTTTACAGCCACTGCATCCTGAACACTACATGCGACCCTCTACATCCCAACAGTATACAGAAATGGGCCCTGCCTCTACTTCTAATACCCCACCAGTGTCCTTCCTAAGCCGTAAGGGTGACCACATTGACCCTACTTTGATGCGCCTTCATGCTCCTCCAATGTCAGCTCCTCGACCAGCATCTGAACAAAAACCTCAGTCTCCATCACAACTTTGTGCAGTATGCGGTGATACTGCTGCTTGTCAACATTATGGGGTTCGCACATGTGAAGGATGTAAAGGATTCTTCAAGCGCACCGTACAGAAGAATGCAAAATATGTATGTCTTGCAGACAAAAATTGTCCTGTTGATAAGCGACGAAGAAACAGATGTCAATTTTGCCGTTTCCAAAAATGTCTTGTAGTGGGAATGGTTAAAGAAGTAGTAAGGACCGACAGTTTGAAAGGCAGACGGGGTCGCTTACCTAGTAAACCTAAGAGCCCACAAGAATCTCCACCATCACCACCAGTGTCTCTGATTACAGCCTTGGTAAGGGCTCATGTTGATACAACACCTGATGTTTCTAATCTTGACTACTCACAGTACCGTGAACCTTCTAATGGAACTGATTCTCCTACTACGGAAGCAGAAAGGATCCAACAGTTTTATGCCCTCCTCACCTCCAGCATTGAAGTTATCAGACATTTTGCAGAAAAAATTCCAGGGTATCATGATCTTGCAAGAGAAGACCAAGATCTTTTATTCCAGTCTGCCTCTCTTGAACTCTTTGTCCTAAGAGTTGCATACAGACTTGT gAGCAACCCCGATGAAACCAAGTTTGTCTTTGATAGCGGACGTGTATTGCATAGATCTCAGTGCGAAAGATCGTTTGGGGAATGGCTACAAGGCATTCTGGACTTTTCAGGTTCATTAAAAGCAATGGATTTGGATATTTCTGCATTTGCATGCCTTTCAGCATTGACTATTATTACAG AGCGACACGGACTCAAGGATACAAAGAAAGTTGAGCAGTTACAAATGAAGATTATCAATTCACTAAGAGATCATGTTACCTACAACGCAGAAGCACAGAAAAAACCTCACTACTTCTCTCGCATTCTTGGCAAGTTACCTGAGCTACGGTCCCTCTCTGTGCAGGGCCTTCAGAGGATTTTCTATCTCAAGCTTGAAGACCTTGTTCCTGCACCTCAGCTTATTGAGAACATGTTTGTCTCCAGCTTACCTTTCTGA
- the LOC135206188 gene encoding probable nuclear hormone receptor HR38 isoform X4, which translates to MLVLQPQQSLLHPSVAEALSASYGLASSFGDDSLGGTTSEEFKLGSAFTATPTPSYGESSETTFGDVFQAEYLLTAPPLEDLKPVITHPSTGTPPPGSPGQSASASAAAAAAAAAAALPSFQETYSPRYRPLGSDVFTFKTDEGRPADYSQPPPAHQAFPQASPQQQQQIQQQAQLPPQQQQQQQPTSFEAYTQASHVYTRPAPYPSPSVPVTHAYSGPAKTFSSEFYPAAPTYDALQPLHPEHYMRPSTSQQYTEMGPASTSNTPPVSFLSRKGDHIDPTLMRLHAPPMSAPRPASEQKPQSPSQLCAVCGDTAACQHYGVRTCEGCKGFFKRTVQKNAKYVCLADKNCPVDKRRRNRCQFCRFQKCLVVGMVKEVVRTDSLKGRRGRLPSKPKSPQESPPSPPVSLITALVRAHVDTTPDVSNLDYSQYREPSNGTDSPTTEAERIQQFYALLTSSIEVIRHFAEKIPGYHDLAREDQDLLFQSASLELFVLRVAYRLVSNPDETKFVFDSGRVLHRSQCERSFGEWLQGILDFSGSLKAMDLDISAFACLSALTIITERHGLKDTKKVEQLQMKIINSLRDHVTYNAEAQKKPHYFSRILGKLPELRSLSVQGLQRIFYLKLEDLVPAPQLIENMFVSSLPF; encoded by the exons CAATCTCTGCTGCACCCAAGTGTGGCAGAAGCATTGTCAGCATCATATGGCCTGGCATCATCATTTGGAGACGACTCATTAGGTGGAACAACAAGCGAGGAGTTCAAATTAGGATCTGCATTCACAGCTACTCCAACCCCTAGCTATGGTGAAAGTAGTGAAACCACATTTGGTGATGTCTTCCAAGCTGAATATCTTCTTACAGCACCACCCCTTGAAGACCTGAAGCCTGTTATTACCCACCCTTCAACAGGAACTCCTCCACCAGGCTCTCCTGGGCAGAGTGCATCAGCTTCAGCAGCTGCTGCTGCAGCAGCAGCTGCTGCAGCCTTACCTAGCTTCCAAGAGACTTATTCTCCTAGATACAGACCACTGGGCTCTGATGTGTTTactttcaaaactgatgaaggcAGACCTGCAGATTATTCACAGCCACCACCAGCTCACCAAGCCTTCCCACAAGCTTCtccacagcaacagcagcaaatCCAACAGCAAGCTCAGCTTCctcctcagcagcagcagcagcagcagccaaccTCATTTGAAGCATATACTCAAGCTTCCCATGTGTATACTCGGCCTGCACCTTACCCAAGTCCTTCGGTCCCAGTTACACATGCATACAGTGGGCCTGCTAAGACATTCAGTAGTGAATTTTATCCTGCTGCACCTACTTATGATGCTTTACAGCCACTGCATCCTGAACACTACATGCGACCCTCTACATCCCAACAGTATACAGAAATGGGCCCTGCCTCTACTTCTAATACCCCACCAGTGTCCTTCCTAAGCCGTAAGGGTGACCACATTGACCCTACTTTGATGCGCCTTCATGCTCCTCCAATGTCAGCTCCTCGACCAGCATCTGAACAAAAACCTCAGTCTCCATCACAACTTTGTGCAGTATGCGGTGATACTGCTGCTTGTCAACATTATGGGGTTCGCACATGTGAAGGATGTAAAGGATTCTTCAAGCGCACCGTACAGAAGAATGCAAAATATGTATGTCTTGCAGACAAAAATTGTCCTGTTGATAAGCGACGAAGAAACAGATGTCAATTTTGCCGTTTCCAAAAATGTCTTGTAGTGGGAATGGTTAAAGAAGTAGTAAGGACCGACAGTTTGAAAGGCAGACGGGGTCGCTTACCTAGTAAACCTAAGAGCCCACAAGAATCTCCACCATCACCACCAGTGTCTCTGATTACAGCCTTGGTAAGGGCTCATGTTGATACAACACCTGATGTTTCTAATCTTGACTACTCACAGTACCGTGAACCTTCTAATGGAACTGATTCTCCTACTACGGAAGCAGAAAGGATCCAACAGTTTTATGCCCTCCTCACCTCCAGCATTGAAGTTATCAGACATTTTGCAGAAAAAATTCCAGGGTATCATGATCTTGCAAGAGAAGACCAAGATCTTTTATTCCAGTCTGCCTCTCTTGAACTCTTTGTCCTAAGAGTTGCATACAGACTTGT gAGCAACCCCGATGAAACCAAGTTTGTCTTTGATAGCGGACGTGTATTGCATAGATCTCAGTGCGAAAGATCGTTTGGGGAATGGCTACAAGGCATTCTGGACTTTTCAGGTTCATTAAAAGCAATGGATTTGGATATTTCTGCATTTGCATGCCTTTCAGCATTGACTATTATTACAG AGCGACACGGACTCAAGGATACAAAGAAAGTTGAGCAGTTACAAATGAAGATTATCAATTCACTAAGAGATCATGTTACCTACAACGCAGAAGCACAGAAAAAACCTCACTACTTCTCTCGCATTCTTGGCAAGTTACCTGAGCTACGGTCCCTCTCTGTGCAGGGCCTTCAGAGGATTTTCTATCTCAAGCTTGAAGACCTTGTTCCTGCACCTCAGCTTATTGAGAACATGTTTGTCTCCAGCTTACCTTTCTGA
- the LOC135206188 gene encoding probable nuclear hormone receptor HR38 isoform X3, with translation MLLVEGVDVTQESSLTPDETPAVPHPSFTPPHSHPHNMLVLQPQQSLLHPSVAEALSASYGLASSFGDDSLGGTTSEEFKLGSAFTATPTPSYGESSETTFGDVFQAEYLLTAPPLEDLKPVITHPSTGTPPPGSPGQSASASAAAAAAAAAAALPSFQETYSPRYRPLGSDVFTFKTDEGRPADYSQPPPAHQAFPQASPQQQQQIQQQAQLPPQQQQQQQPTSFEAYTQASHVYTRPAPYPSPSVPVTHAYSGPAKTFSSEFYPAAPTYDALQPLHPEHYMRPSTSQQYTEMGPASTSNTPPVSFLSRKGDHIDPTLMRLHAPPMSAPRPASEQKPQSPSQLCAVCGDTAACQHYGVRTCEGCKGFFKRTVQKNAKYVCLADKNCPVDKRRRNRCQFCRFQKCLVVGMVKEVVRTDSLKGRRGRLPSKPKSPQESPPSPPVSLITALVRAHVDTTPDVSNLDYSQYREPSNGTDSPTTEAERIQQFYALLTSSIEVIRHFAEKIPGYHDLAREDQDLLFQSASLELFVLRVAYRLVSNPDETKFVFDSGRVLHRSQCERSFGEWLQGILDFSGSLKAMDLDISAFACLSALTIITERHGLKDTKKVEQLQMKIINSLRDHVTYNAEAQKKPHYFSRILGKLPELRSLSVQGLQRIFYLKLEDLVPAPQLIENMFVSSLPF, from the exons CAATCTCTGCTGCACCCAAGTGTGGCAGAAGCATTGTCAGCATCATATGGCCTGGCATCATCATTTGGAGACGACTCATTAGGTGGAACAACAAGCGAGGAGTTCAAATTAGGATCTGCATTCACAGCTACTCCAACCCCTAGCTATGGTGAAAGTAGTGAAACCACATTTGGTGATGTCTTCCAAGCTGAATATCTTCTTACAGCACCACCCCTTGAAGACCTGAAGCCTGTTATTACCCACCCTTCAACAGGAACTCCTCCACCAGGCTCTCCTGGGCAGAGTGCATCAGCTTCAGCAGCTGCTGCTGCAGCAGCAGCTGCTGCAGCCTTACCTAGCTTCCAAGAGACTTATTCTCCTAGATACAGACCACTGGGCTCTGATGTGTTTactttcaaaactgatgaaggcAGACCTGCAGATTATTCACAGCCACCACCAGCTCACCAAGCCTTCCCACAAGCTTCtccacagcaacagcagcaaatCCAACAGCAAGCTCAGCTTCctcctcagcagcagcagcagcagcagccaaccTCATTTGAAGCATATACTCAAGCTTCCCATGTGTATACTCGGCCTGCACCTTACCCAAGTCCTTCGGTCCCAGTTACACATGCATACAGTGGGCCTGCTAAGACATTCAGTAGTGAATTTTATCCTGCTGCACCTACTTATGATGCTTTACAGCCACTGCATCCTGAACACTACATGCGACCCTCTACATCCCAACAGTATACAGAAATGGGCCCTGCCTCTACTTCTAATACCCCACCAGTGTCCTTCCTAAGCCGTAAGGGTGACCACATTGACCCTACTTTGATGCGCCTTCATGCTCCTCCAATGTCAGCTCCTCGACCAGCATCTGAACAAAAACCTCAGTCTCCATCACAACTTTGTGCAGTATGCGGTGATACTGCTGCTTGTCAACATTATGGGGTTCGCACATGTGAAGGATGTAAAGGATTCTTCAAGCGCACCGTACAGAAGAATGCAAAATATGTATGTCTTGCAGACAAAAATTGTCCTGTTGATAAGCGACGAAGAAACAGATGTCAATTTTGCCGTTTCCAAAAATGTCTTGTAGTGGGAATGGTTAAAGAAGTAGTAAGGACCGACAGTTTGAAAGGCAGACGGGGTCGCTTACCTAGTAAACCTAAGAGCCCACAAGAATCTCCACCATCACCACCAGTGTCTCTGATTACAGCCTTGGTAAGGGCTCATGTTGATACAACACCTGATGTTTCTAATCTTGACTACTCACAGTACCGTGAACCTTCTAATGGAACTGATTCTCCTACTACGGAAGCAGAAAGGATCCAACAGTTTTATGCCCTCCTCACCTCCAGCATTGAAGTTATCAGACATTTTGCAGAAAAAATTCCAGGGTATCATGATCTTGCAAGAGAAGACCAAGATCTTTTATTCCAGTCTGCCTCTCTTGAACTCTTTGTCCTAAGAGTTGCATACAGACTTGT gAGCAACCCCGATGAAACCAAGTTTGTCTTTGATAGCGGACGTGTATTGCATAGATCTCAGTGCGAAAGATCGTTTGGGGAATGGCTACAAGGCATTCTGGACTTTTCAGGTTCATTAAAAGCAATGGATTTGGATATTTCTGCATTTGCATGCCTTTCAGCATTGACTATTATTACAG AGCGACACGGACTCAAGGATACAAAGAAAGTTGAGCAGTTACAAATGAAGATTATCAATTCACTAAGAGATCATGTTACCTACAACGCAGAAGCACAGAAAAAACCTCACTACTTCTCTCGCATTCTTGGCAAGTTACCTGAGCTACGGTCCCTCTCTGTGCAGGGCCTTCAGAGGATTTTCTATCTCAAGCTTGAAGACCTTGTTCCTGCACCTCAGCTTATTGAGAACATGTTTGTCTCCAGCTTACCTTTCTGA